A DNA window from Anaerocolumna sp. AGMB13020 contains the following coding sequences:
- a CDS encoding nucleotidyltransferase family protein, with the protein MIAVILAAGLSKRFGGKKLLEKINDRPMILHTAELVGAYEFQKKLLVYSDEEVKETVQASAWTSDFLFVHNNHAEEGLSTSIKLAVETLLQLNTDKGNCNIEPENQYKENQYKENQYKENRDKESQYKENQYKENQYKENQDNESQSNESQSNESQSNENQCIENKCIKNRYIENLDTEILKKYSESDEGIMFFVGDQPFLNIDTVKKLNDAFREKKGSIIVPVYGVDRGNPVIFATKWMKELRKLEGDIGGRVIIRQNSSEVLEVPVTDTKIGRDIDTKEEYNAVRAERISELHGETE; encoded by the coding sequence ATGATTGCAGTAATATTAGCAGCCGGTTTATCAAAAAGATTTGGAGGGAAGAAGCTTTTAGAGAAAATCAATGACAGACCCATGATTCTCCATACAGCAGAATTGGTCGGAGCTTATGAATTTCAGAAGAAGCTGCTGGTGTACTCTGATGAAGAGGTGAAGGAGACTGTTCAGGCATCTGCCTGGACCTCCGATTTCCTGTTTGTTCATAACAATCATGCAGAAGAGGGTTTAAGTACCTCCATAAAACTTGCAGTGGAAACATTATTACAGTTAAATACAGACAAGGGAAACTGTAATATCGAGCCTGAAAACCAGTACAAGGAAAACCAGTACAAGGAAAACCAGTACAAGGAAAATCGAGACAAGGAAAGCCAGTACAAGGAAAATCAGTACAAAGAAAACCAGTACAAGGAAAATCAAGACAATGAAAGCCAAAGCAATGAAAGCCAAAGCAATGAAAGCCAGAGCAATGAAAATCAATGCATCGAAAACAAGTGTATAAAAAACCGATATATAGAAAACCTGGATACAGAAATCTTAAAAAAATACAGTGAATCAGATGAGGGAATCATGTTTTTTGTTGGTGACCAGCCTTTTCTTAATATAGACACAGTAAAGAAGCTAAACGACGCTTTTCGGGAAAAAAAGGGTTCTATTATTGTTCCTGTGTATGGCGTTGACAGAGGGAATCCGGTTATCTTCGCCACCAAATGGATGAAAGAATTAAGGAAGCTGGAAGGTGATATCGGCGGGCGCGTTATAATCCGGCAGAATAGCAGTGAAGTTTTGGAAGTACCGGTAACAGATACGAAAATAGGACGTGATATTGATACAAAAGAAGAATACAATGCTGTACGGGCTGAAAGGATATCGGAGTTACATGGAGAGACAGAATAA
- a CDS encoding DUF2812 domain-containing protein gives MSKTVFRYFFDIMEEQEKWLNHMAEKGYRLKKCGRIIYTFDQCRPNEYEYVIEFVGDQAHSKAKNYRHYLENMGFRTFTKNINLNFSYGKVRWRPYAKGMGQIASSPGGFNKELLILEKKRDGKPFELHTDIHDKLNNYKTIKRTYAWAVLMMVLLVAMTFIPNIVSVSSVMAWFLRTALLIFCGLFAIPTVKYSFLVKQLKEESKTYE, from the coding sequence ATGAGCAAAACAGTATTTCGGTATTTTTTCGATATTATGGAGGAACAGGAAAAATGGCTGAACCATATGGCTGAAAAAGGATATCGGCTAAAGAAATGTGGGAGAATAATTTATACATTCGATCAATGTAGACCAAATGAATATGAATATGTTATAGAATTCGTCGGAGATCAGGCGCATTCCAAAGCAAAGAATTATCGGCACTATCTTGAAAACATGGGATTTCGTACTTTCACAAAAAATATCAATTTAAATTTTTCTTATGGAAAAGTAAGATGGCGGCCATACGCAAAGGGTATGGGGCAGATTGCTTCTTCCCCCGGCGGATTTAACAAAGAGCTTTTGATTTTGGAGAAAAAAAGGGACGGAAAGCCATTTGAATTGCATACAGACATACATGATAAACTGAATAATTATAAGACCATCAAACGAACATATGCTTGGGCTGTTCTTATGATGGTCTTATTGGTTGCTATGACATTCATACCAAATATAGTATCAGTTTCTTCGGTAATGGCATGGTTTCTCAGAACAGCGCTGCTAATTTTTTGCGGCTTATTTGCTATTCCGACTGTGAAATATTCATTTTTGGTTAAGCAGCTAAAGGAAGAAAGTAAAACCTATGAATAG
- the xdh gene encoding selenium-dependent xanthine dehydrogenase, whose translation MSIVNINGEEYRWDTDMALMDYLRDVLGITSVKNGCKEGACGTCTVIIDGKTARACIQKLSRLEGKKIQTIEGFTEREKAVFSYAFAACGAVQCGFCIPGMFISGKCLIDQNPNPTREEVKLAIRTNICRCTGYKKIEDGILLAAQLIRENSEIPQIAQTGKVGEKTCRVDAIPKTLGTARYADDYSFEGMLYGKNVFSKFARAKVLSIDSSKALLMPGVIAVYTAKDIPGKRYIGHLAQDWPGMIAVGEETKCCGDTLAMVVAKTKEQAIAAVKAVEVVYEEKTPISTALEAKTPGAHQIHGEGFMQFGRFIIPENNLFDHEEVKRGDAETALKNAKYIAEGTFILPPTEHAFLEPETAIGVPDGDGILVITGGQGIYDEYHEISNYLGIPMEKLRIQSAVVGGGFGGKEDMSVQHQAALCAYLTKRPVKVFFSRQESINYHPKRHAMEIYCKIGCDEDGILQGMQARLTSDTGAYASLGGPVLQRACTHIGGPYNYQNIDVEGNAYFTNNPPGGAFRGFGVTQSCAVVECLINQLAEAVGITGWEIRYRNAIKPGQSLPNGQIADEGTAMVETLEAVKEEFERYEKDPEYYVGIASAMKNAGVGVGVQDIGRCNLKIIGGKVHARSSAGAIGQGIQTVLLQMVCEATGLPPSDIVVEQPDTRYTPDSGTTTASRQTVFAGEAARRAAIKLKMDLEKGNKLRDLEDKEYIGEFEYKTDPIGSSKANPVSHVAYGYATQLFILDKEGKVIKVAAAHDIGKAINPLSAEGQVEGGVAMGLGYALTEEFPLKNGIPQVKFGTLGLLKANQMPLIETYLLGRNNPDIAFGAKGIGEIVCVMGAPACQNAYYKKDGIFRYEYPLENTYYRKPKN comes from the coding sequence ATGAGTATAGTAAACATTAACGGAGAAGAGTATCGGTGGGATACTGATATGGCATTGATGGATTATCTGCGGGATGTACTTGGGATTACTTCTGTAAAGAATGGCTGTAAGGAAGGCGCCTGTGGTACCTGTACGGTAATAATTGACGGAAAGACGGCAAGGGCCTGTATCCAGAAGCTTTCCAGACTGGAGGGGAAAAAGATTCAGACCATAGAAGGATTTACGGAGAGAGAGAAAGCAGTATTCTCCTATGCTTTTGCAGCCTGCGGAGCAGTACAATGCGGTTTCTGCATACCGGGAATGTTTATTAGCGGAAAGTGTCTGATTGACCAGAACCCAAATCCCACCAGAGAGGAGGTTAAGCTGGCGATTCGTACCAATATCTGCAGATGTACCGGCTATAAGAAAATTGAAGACGGAATTCTGCTGGCGGCTCAGCTGATAAGAGAGAATTCAGAGATTCCACAAATAGCTCAGACCGGTAAAGTCGGTGAGAAGACCTGCCGCGTAGATGCAATTCCAAAAACCCTTGGAACTGCCAGATATGCAGATGATTACAGCTTCGAGGGGATGCTTTACGGAAAAAATGTCTTTAGCAAGTTTGCAAGGGCAAAAGTACTTTCAATTGATTCTTCAAAGGCATTGTTAATGCCAGGAGTAATCGCAGTTTATACGGCAAAAGATATTCCAGGAAAACGCTATATCGGACATCTGGCACAGGATTGGCCTGGAATGATTGCTGTGGGAGAAGAAACCAAATGCTGCGGTGATACACTGGCTATGGTAGTTGCCAAGACGAAGGAACAGGCCATAGCTGCAGTAAAGGCAGTGGAAGTTGTGTACGAGGAAAAAACACCAATCTCCACGGCGTTAGAAGCTAAAACTCCCGGAGCCCACCAGATTCATGGAGAAGGGTTCATGCAGTTTGGCAGATTCATTATCCCTGAAAACAATCTATTCGATCATGAAGAAGTGAAAAGAGGGGATGCAGAAACTGCTCTTAAGAACGCAAAGTACATTGCAGAAGGAACCTTTATCCTGCCTCCTACTGAACATGCATTTTTGGAACCGGAAACTGCCATTGGTGTTCCCGATGGGGATGGTATTCTTGTAATAACCGGCGGCCAGGGTATCTACGATGAATACCACGAGATAAGTAACTATCTTGGAATACCTATGGAGAAGCTGCGCATACAAAGTGCCGTTGTGGGCGGTGGTTTTGGCGGAAAAGAAGATATGAGTGTGCAGCATCAGGCGGCTCTGTGTGCTTATCTTACAAAACGGCCCGTTAAGGTGTTTTTTAGCAGACAGGAAAGTATAAACTATCATCCCAAAAGGCATGCCATGGAAATCTATTGTAAAATCGGCTGTGATGAGGATGGGATCTTACAGGGAATGCAGGCGAGACTGACATCGGATACCGGAGCCTATGCTTCTCTTGGAGGACCGGTACTGCAAAGAGCCTGTACACATATCGGAGGACCTTATAACTATCAGAATATCGATGTTGAAGGCAATGCCTATTTTACCAATAATCCTCCCGGAGGAGCCTTTCGAGGCTTTGGTGTAACTCAATCCTGTGCAGTAGTAGAATGTCTGATAAATCAACTGGCAGAAGCAGTGGGAATTACAGGCTGGGAGATTCGTTACCGTAATGCTATTAAACCTGGACAATCATTGCCTAACGGGCAGATTGCCGATGAAGGGACAGCTATGGTTGAAACCCTGGAGGCAGTGAAGGAGGAATTCGAAAGATACGAAAAAGACCCGGAATACTATGTGGGAATAGCCTCAGCTATGAAAAACGCCGGGGTAGGCGTAGGGGTTCAAGATATTGGCCGCTGTAACTTAAAAATAATTGGCGGTAAAGTACATGCAAGATCTTCCGCCGGCGCAATCGGACAGGGAATTCAAACGGTTCTGCTGCAAATGGTCTGTGAAGCCACGGGATTACCGCCTTCTGATATTGTAGTTGAACAGCCGGATACCAGATATACACCCGATTCCGGTACAACAACTGCATCCCGGCAGACGGTATTTGCCGGAGAAGCAGCCAGAAGAGCAGCAATCAAATTGAAGATGGATCTGGAAAAAGGGAATAAGCTCAGGGATCTTGAGGATAAGGAATATATAGGAGAATTTGAATACAAAACCGACCCCATAGGGTCATCGAAAGCAAATCCCGTAAGTCATGTGGCATATGGCTATGCTACACAGCTTTTTATCCTTGATAAAGAAGGTAAGGTTATTAAGGTTGCGGCAGCCCATGACATTGGTAAAGCTATAAACCCTCTGTCGGCAGAAGGACAGGTGGAAGGAGGGGTAGCTATGGGACTTGGTTATGCGCTTACAGAGGAGTTTCCATTGAAAAACGGAATCCCCCAAGTCAAGTTTGGGACCCTTGGTTTATTGAAAGCGAACCAGATGCCGCTTATTGAAACTTATCTGCTAGGCAGGAATAATCCGGACATCGCATTTGGAGCAAAAGGAATAGGGGAAATCGTATGTGTAATGGGAGCACCTGCCTGTCAGAATGCCTACTATAAAAAAGACGGTATCTTTCGTTATGAATATCCCCTTGAGAATACCTATTACCGAAAACCTAAGAACTAA
- a CDS encoding Ig-like domain-containing protein → MKKLLLLLLAILLLLPFKVNAAAVYTISSDNYTLYPKETLDLEILKNYEPVTGKIKWTSNNRKVATVNSKGIVTAKAKGKAVITATYNKKTYQCSIKVTASTEAVMIFQDSNAPGDSSNSDDTGNSDASYITLSSYSSLTNGISYAEAVKLIGAEGTLQNTTGTGDNTKVTYVWYGKNGTSNAVISFVKDRLESKTQTSLQ, encoded by the coding sequence TTGAAAAAGTTACTACTATTATTGCTTGCAATCCTTCTGTTATTACCTTTTAAGGTAAATGCCGCGGCTGTCTATACCATAAGTTCCGACAATTACACCCTGTATCCCAAAGAAACCCTTGACTTGGAAATCCTGAAAAATTACGAGCCGGTCACAGGTAAAATTAAGTGGACAAGCAATAACAGAAAAGTTGCAACCGTAAACAGCAAAGGAATAGTAACTGCGAAAGCAAAAGGAAAAGCAGTTATAACAGCCACCTATAATAAAAAAACCTATCAGTGCAGTATAAAAGTTACCGCCAGCACAGAAGCAGTGATGATTTTTCAGGATAGCAACGCCCCCGGAGATTCATCAAATTCTGACGATACCGGTAATTCCGATGCTTCTTATATAACCTTAAGCAGCTACAGTTCCCTGACTAACGGAATCAGCTATGCTGAGGCAGTCAAGCTTATTGGCGCAGAGGGAACGCTACAAAACACCACCGGAACCGGAGATAACACCAAGGTTACATATGTTTGGTACGGCAAAAACGGAACCTCAAATGCTGTAATCAGCTTTGTTAAAGATAGACTTGAGAGTAAAACTCAGACTTCACTTCAATAA
- a CDS encoding toxic anion resistance protein: MNGDTPTLTFDPFEEEVKEPSMLKLQEEKQQVQQFDESTLTVEEKKMVEDFASKIDLTKSNLVLQYGAGAQKKIADFSESALNNVKTKDLGEIGNMLSDVVMELKSFDADTEEKGILGFFKKSANKLNIMKAKYDKAEVNINKICKVLEAHQIQMLKDISMLDKMYELNKTYFKELSMYILAGKKKIVQVQEEELPKLVEKSNLSGLPEDAQAVNDLVAVINRFEKKIHDLELTRMISIQMAPQIRLVQGNDTLMTEKIQSTLVNTIPLWKSQMVLALGVAHSTQAAKAQREVTDMTNELLRKNAETLKMATIETAKESERGIVDIETLRITNQSLISTLDEVLRIQTEGRQKRKEAEVELNRIENELKNKLLSMRG, encoded by the coding sequence ATGAATGGAGATACACCTACCTTAACCTTTGACCCTTTTGAAGAGGAAGTAAAAGAACCCTCAATGCTTAAACTCCAAGAGGAGAAACAACAGGTTCAGCAATTTGATGAAAGTACACTGACAGTGGAAGAAAAGAAAATGGTAGAGGATTTTGCCAGTAAGATAGACCTCACCAAATCCAACCTGGTTCTCCAATATGGTGCAGGTGCCCAGAAGAAGATCGCTGACTTTTCAGAATCTGCTTTGAATAATGTTAAGACGAAGGATCTGGGGGAGATAGGAAATATGCTCTCGGATGTCGTAATGGAATTGAAGAGTTTTGATGCGGATACCGAAGAGAAAGGTATCCTGGGATTCTTCAAAAAAAGTGCAAACAAGCTAAACATAATGAAAGCCAAATATGATAAAGCAGAAGTAAATATCAACAAGATCTGCAAGGTATTAGAAGCTCACCAGATTCAAATGCTTAAGGATATATCCATGCTGGATAAAATGTATGAGCTGAATAAAACCTATTTTAAGGAACTGTCCATGTACATTCTGGCAGGTAAAAAGAAGATTGTTCAGGTACAGGAAGAAGAGCTGCCTAAATTAGTGGAGAAATCAAATTTAAGTGGATTACCTGAGGATGCACAGGCTGTCAATGATCTTGTGGCTGTAATAAACCGTTTTGAGAAAAAGATACATGACCTGGAACTTACAAGAATGATATCCATACAAATGGCTCCGCAGATTCGTCTGGTTCAGGGAAATGATACACTAATGACCGAGAAAATTCAGTCCACCCTCGTTAATACAATACCTCTTTGGAAGAGCCAGATGGTACTTGCTCTTGGGGTTGCTCATTCCACACAGGCTGCCAAAGCCCAGAGAGAAGTTACTGATATGACAAACGAGCTGTTAAGAAAGAATGCAGAAACCCTTAAGATGGCTACTATTGAGACCGCAAAGGAATCCGAACGCGGTATTGTTGATATCGAAACACTCCGTATTACCAATCAATCTTTGATTTCTACTTTAGACGAGGTTCTTCGTATTCAGACAGAAGGCCGTCAGAAGAGAAAAGAAGCTGAAGTTGAATTGAATCGCATTGAAAATGAACTGAAGAATAAATTGCTTAGCATGAGAGGATAA
- a CDS encoding CD3324 family protein, which produces MKYINAAEVLPDYLITEIQKHISGEVIYIPAGEERTKWGEKNGSRQYFENRNRRIKLHYKKGYTIEEIAVEFGLAYETIRKIVYKPL; this is translated from the coding sequence GTGAAATATATCAATGCAGCAGAAGTATTACCGGATTATCTGATAACAGAAATCCAGAAACATATCAGCGGAGAGGTTATTTATATCCCTGCCGGTGAGGAACGCACCAAATGGGGCGAAAAAAATGGTTCGAGGCAATATTTTGAAAATAGAAACCGTCGGATTAAATTACATTACAAAAAGGGATATACAATTGAAGAGATAGCAGTGGAATTTGGTCTTGCTTACGAAACTATACGAAAGATTGTATATAAACCCTTATAA
- the yqeC gene encoding selenium cofactor biosynthesis protein YqeC, with product MRLTTALDLKQNYRNTRTISIVGGGGKTSTIFTLAYELAGQGKKVLITTTTAMYNPAGIDNPNIFVLGDHVTAEGKLKGISKEEAARIHTGNQYAYILVEADGSKGRPIKAPAEHEPVIPDTTDIMIGVIGMDAFGKKVTEVNVHRPEILCALTNPLNGIVDEEVIFKLVTHSQGLFKNCPVSAKKILLLNKVFDEKTNEVALKVGHTIIRESETIDRIIIGAVREEEPVRELMKGRIV from the coding sequence ATGAGACTTACAACAGCATTAGACCTGAAGCAGAATTACAGAAACACAAGAACGATTAGCATAGTAGGCGGAGGCGGTAAAACCTCAACAATTTTTACTCTGGCATATGAACTGGCAGGGCAAGGTAAAAAGGTACTGATTACGACTACAACGGCTATGTATAATCCCGCTGGAATTGATAATCCCAATATCTTTGTGTTGGGTGATCACGTTACAGCAGAAGGTAAATTAAAGGGAATTTCAAAAGAGGAAGCAGCAAGAATCCATACTGGCAATCAATATGCTTATATACTGGTAGAAGCAGACGGCTCCAAAGGGCGGCCAATTAAGGCACCGGCGGAACATGAACCGGTAATCCCTGATACTACGGATATTATGATTGGGGTTATTGGTATGGATGCATTTGGTAAGAAGGTTACCGAAGTAAATGTACACAGGCCGGAAATATTGTGTGCACTTACGAATCCTTTAAACGGTATTGTGGATGAGGAAGTTATCTTTAAGCTGGTTACGCATTCGCAGGGACTATTTAAGAATTGTCCTGTCTCTGCCAAAAAAATACTGCTGCTTAATAAGGTATTTGATGAGAAAACGAATGAGGTAGCTTTGAAAGTGGGACACACTATAATTAGAGAAAGTGAGACAATAGACAGAATAATCATTGGAGCGGTCAGAGAAGAAGAGCCTGTAAGAGAGCTTATGAAAGGTAGAATTGTATGA
- the yqeB gene encoding selenium-dependent molybdenum cofactor biosynthesis protein YqeB produces the protein MERQNKLVVVRGGGDLASGVVHRLIMSGFQVIILEIEKPTVIRRTVAYAEAVFAGTATVEGLMARKTKSVAEALECLKAGIIPILIDPAGEYLPALKPKVLVDAILAKRNLGTFRDMAPVVIGLGPGFCAGVDVDAVIETNRGHNLGRVFHEGCAEPDTGVPGVIGGFDYQRILRAPADGVIRNVREICTNVICGDIIAYVDNKPVVSMLDGVLRGLITDGLTVKKNLKIGDVDPRCKIEYCYSISDKARAIGGGVLEAILYFLNKESEN, from the coding sequence ATGGAGAGACAGAATAAACTGGTGGTCGTCAGAGGGGGAGGAGATTTGGCCTCTGGAGTGGTACACCGGCTGATAATGAGTGGTTTTCAGGTTATAATACTGGAAATTGAAAAGCCAACAGTAATAAGGCGAACAGTAGCTTATGCGGAAGCTGTATTTGCTGGCACCGCTACTGTTGAGGGGCTTATGGCAAGGAAAACAAAGTCTGTTGCAGAAGCCCTGGAATGTCTTAAAGCCGGGATTATACCAATACTGATAGATCCGGCCGGAGAATACCTTCCGGCTTTAAAACCAAAAGTTCTAGTGGATGCCATTTTAGCAAAAAGAAATCTTGGCACATTCAGGGATATGGCACCTGTTGTAATAGGTTTGGGTCCGGGATTTTGTGCCGGAGTGGATGTGGATGCAGTAATCGAGACCAACAGAGGCCATAACCTGGGCAGAGTGTTTCACGAAGGCTGCGCAGAACCGGATACCGGAGTTCCCGGAGTTATCGGCGGTTTTGACTACCAGCGTATCTTAAGAGCACCGGCTGATGGTGTGATTCGTAATGTGCGGGAGATCTGCACAAATGTTATATGCGGTGATATCATTGCTTATGTTGATAATAAGCCGGTTGTATCAATGCTTGATGGTGTTTTGCGCGGGTTGATAACAGACGGTTTGACGGTAAAGAAAAATCTGAAAATCGGAGATGTGGATCCGAGATGTAAAATCGAATATTGTTATTCTATTTCTGACAAAGCACGTGCCATCGGTGGAGGAGTTTTAGAAGCAATTCTATACTTTTTAAACAAAGAAAGTGAGAACTGA
- a CDS encoding PadR family transcriptional regulator produces the protein MQFIEKMTYGRVVLGAGTLYGALNTLVRKQWIIPYGEEGDSRKKEYLITDIGKQKAEEELQRIEELWKLASTTMKEDRSE, from the coding sequence ATGCAGTTTATTGAAAAGATGACCTATGGACGAGTTGTTTTAGGGGCAGGAACTTTGTATGGAGCCCTCAATACCCTTGTCAGGAAACAATGGATTATTCCTTATGGTGAGGAAGGGGACAGCAGGAAAAAGGAATACCTGATAACCGATATCGGAAAGCAAAAAGCAGAAGAAGAATTACAACGTATTGAGGAGCTTTGGAAGCTGGCTTCGACAACAATGAAGGAGGATAGAAGCGAATGA
- a CDS encoding 5-bromo-4-chloroindolyl phosphate hydrolysis family protein, whose translation MDRRNFTDLGEEIRNIVQNAVNSRDFHQLNRDISSTVKGALDEVKDALNTGYGSYRNIHWNANDSMNRDKQNEYKNENKENYKEDYKEQNYRKNYENNNRTGTDYKRSQQYNTYKSSVPPKQTNTAVTNQKQQYPQVPVGKVASILYTVFGSIGMSLFGIGAFVLALVGYMNSKVNLFTIALSFIPFFLVSCTMSARGGALRKRLRRFRRYTDLFKGRPYYSINDLTSALGLKRKYVIKDLRKMIHIGMFPEGRFDEQETCIMLNQESYKQYQELQKRVRMQEMSGVKKDNLEGQAGTSGTNDYEVRKAIEAGRDCIQQIREANDAIPGEEISRRLDRLEEVIGKIFLYIEQHPSQLTDIQKFMDYYLPTTLKLVNAYKEFDRLSVEGDNISTAKNEIEETLNTINHAFENLLDSLYEDVTMDVSSDISVLETLLAQEGLTQKDFVSNE comes from the coding sequence ATGGATAGAAGGAATTTCACTGATTTGGGTGAGGAAATAAGGAATATAGTCCAGAATGCAGTGAATAGTAGGGACTTTCATCAATTAAACAGAGATATAAGCAGTACGGTAAAAGGTGCATTGGATGAAGTGAAGGATGCTCTTAATACGGGTTATGGCAGCTATAGAAATATTCATTGGAATGCAAATGATTCTATGAATCGGGACAAGCAGAATGAATATAAAAACGAAAATAAAGAGAACTATAAAGAAGACTATAAAGAGCAGAACTACAGAAAAAACTACGAGAATAACAACCGTACAGGGACAGACTATAAAAGAAGCCAGCAATACAACACCTATAAATCTTCTGTTCCTCCAAAACAGACAAATACCGCGGTTACGAATCAAAAGCAGCAATACCCTCAGGTACCGGTTGGAAAAGTAGCAAGTATTCTCTACACAGTATTTGGATCAATCGGAATGAGCCTCTTTGGTATCGGAGCTTTTGTCCTGGCTTTGGTCGGGTATATGAACAGTAAAGTTAATTTGTTTACCATAGCACTTTCTTTTATACCCTTTTTTCTTGTAAGCTGTACGATGTCTGCCAGAGGTGGTGCATTAAGGAAAAGGCTGAGACGATTCAGACGTTACACGGATTTATTCAAGGGCCGGCCGTATTACTCTATAAATGACCTCACTTCTGCTTTAGGGCTCAAACGGAAATATGTGATAAAGGATTTGCGGAAGATGATTCATATCGGTATGTTTCCGGAAGGCAGATTTGACGAGCAGGAGACCTGCATTATGTTAAATCAGGAGAGCTATAAGCAATATCAGGAGCTGCAGAAGAGAGTCCGTATGCAGGAAATGTCTGGTGTTAAGAAGGATAACTTGGAGGGACAAGCAGGAACTTCCGGTACCAATGATTATGAAGTAAGAAAAGCCATTGAAGCCGGCAGAGACTGTATACAGCAGATCAGAGAAGCAAATGATGCAATTCCCGGTGAGGAGATATCCAGACGTTTAGACCGTTTGGAAGAAGTCATCGGCAAAATCTTTTTATATATCGAACAGCATCCCAGCCAGTTGACAGATATCCAGAAGTTTATGGATTATTACCTTCCGACAACATTAAAGCTTGTGAATGCCTATAAAGAATTTGATAGATTATCAGTTGAAGGCGATAATATATCAACAGCTAAGAATGAGATTGAAGAAACACTTAATACAATAAATCATGCGTTTGAGAATTTACTGGACAGCCTTTATGAAGATGTGACCATGGATGTTTCCAGTGATATATCTGTATTGGAAACTCTCCTGGCACAGGAAGGTCTGACACAGAAGGATTTTGTATCGAATGAATAA
- the yedF gene encoding sulfurtransferase-like selenium metabolism protein YedF produces the protein MSELIIINNEFMGKGNDELGKTLTGVFLRKLWAQEKKPDTIILYNSAVKLIAEGSEVLDAMDGLYSSGADILACGTCVDFYNLKNSIKIGRVSNMEEICSLLMQAEKVITI, from the coding sequence ATGAGCGAATTGATAATTATTAACAATGAGTTTATGGGGAAAGGGAATGATGAGCTTGGTAAAACACTTACCGGAGTCTTTCTGCGAAAGCTATGGGCACAGGAGAAGAAACCCGATACCATTATATTGTATAATTCTGCCGTAAAATTAATAGCAGAAGGGTCAGAAGTACTGGATGCAATGGATGGTCTTTACAGCAGCGGAGCAGATATCTTAGCATGTGGAACCTGTGTGGACTTTTATAACTTAAAAAATAGTATTAAGATAGGAAGAGTCAGCAATATGGAGGAAATCTGTTCTCTGCTGATGCAGGCTGAAAAGGTTATAACCATTTAA